The window ATAGTGTATTCTGCATCAAACATGGAAGGAATAATAAGAATAAAAGAACATATCAatatgcagaaaggaactaaacaTGTTTACAAGTGCAGAGCACTATGGTTtcaatattttcaatatataatATTAGCTAAAAGTATAAAAGTAAAAATAAACAACTACACATGGATCAACCTACTCGAAAAGTGAAAATTTTGAGATTAGTGACCTAAAAAAGTCTCCAAAATCTACGAAGTGTTGGAGAAATTACGTTTCCCGACAACAAAGTCAACTTGATCGAGACAGTCATTTCTTTTCATGAACATGGCTCCAGACTGCACGGAGGAGAACTGACTAATTTTTAGTAGAATCTGCAAGGCAAGAGAAAAGGGAATAACATATGAGCAGGGGAGAAGGATGCCACGAACCAATACGCACGGTGGAGAGAATCAAGGAGATGAGAAGGATCGCAAACCCTAGGCTAGCCCTAGCCATGGCCGCCGCAGACGGAGCTGCGAGTTGTACAACACGAAGTGATTTGTTCCAAAATGATACGGAAGAGCACGACGATTAGTAGGAGTTCCATCAGGAGCTCCCTTTGGTCGTGTAGGGTAGGATCAGCAGAGCATTAATCATAAAAGCGTCGATACGAAGAGATGGACATGAGACCAAACCCGGAAGAACAAATCCCTAGTCCGTGACGTTGGTTCCGATCGGAGACCGTCGGAGGTTAGAGAGGGTGATGTATCCAGGTCGGCGATCCTATGCCAGAGACAGCGGTTGAAAAGGTAGTTGGCAGCAAAGCGGAGTGTTCCATTGATAACGTCCGAGGAGAGGTCGAGGTAATGAACGTAGCCATCGAGGGCAGAGGAGAGGCGAAGGTCACCATCGGGTTCGGTGGTGTCGCAGCCGAAATCGCCGGAGAAGGTGGAGACAGCGGAGCTCAGGTGTCCTCAACATATCTCGCTTCTCCTAACGGATCCCCCGTTCGCGGCCTCGGTTGAATGCTTTACGATCCGTGCAGAAACGCGCCACTAGCATTTCGAAATTAATGAATGAAGCCGTTATTTTCTAGTCATATATTTGATggaaataaacaaaataaattaaatatacgAAAACTGTGTCTTGAGTTGACGTCATTATTcctttcaaataataataatatttaaaaacacATTGTacgaaaaatatatataatccgaattgcatatgtgcatatgataactttttgaaaatatatttttagaatattAGTAGAAATAGAGAGTGACTGTTTGAGAATTATGAAAgagatataataaaaataaaataaaatataaaaaatatttttgggaCAATCGCccgaatataaatataaataaatatattataatattagatACAGCATTTACTTAACCATTTAAGTGTATGATGACATATTAATGTGACGGACTCAGACTCGAACTTGGGTTCGacacagcatgttatcttcactcTTATTCCCGAGCGACATGGCCTTCCTCTTTTTATCTCCACACTATAAACGCGATGCTTCGAACCCATCCTCTCTTCTCTCCCCAGTTCAGCTCCCACCGAGCCCTTCGTGATGCCCTTGCAAACACTAATCTCATCAAGAGCTCCATGAGATCCGCTCCGTCTCCTCCCTCATCAAGGTCGGCTGCCAGGAGCCTGTCATGGTCCTCCTCGTCGACCGCGACAAGGGCCACATCGATCTCTCCTAGCGCCGTGTCTCCGAGGAGGACATACAGGCATGCGAAGAGCGCTACACCAAGAGCAAGCTCGTCCGCTCCATCATGCGCCACGTCTCCGACACAATCGACATCGACCTCGAGGAGCTGTACATCCACATCGGCTGGCCTGTCTGTCGCAAGTGCGGCCACGCTTTCGAGGTATCACTCGGCTGAAGAGGCCGTTCGATTCGAATTTCTTTGTCGATTTCTTCCTCAGTCTGATAAAGATTTGGTCTTTTAATGATCTTCTATAGGCGTTCAAGATAATCGTGACGGATCCAGACTGTTCTTGATTCCCTGACTCGGCAAGTGAACGAAGTTGGGCCTGATGGGCAGGAGGTCCGTTTCTTGGTACTTTTTGTTGTTATGATCTGTATTGTTGAGTTAATCATGATGGATGCAGGTGGCTAAGGTAGTGCCTGCAGTGACACCTGAAGTGAAGGATGCATTGGTCAAGAATATTAGGAGAAGGATGACACCGCAGCCACTAAAGATACGTGCCGACATCGAGATGAAGTGTTTCCAATTCGATGGAGTTCTTCACATTAAGGTACCGATAATTATCTTTAACCAAATTTCTTATTTTTCACATTCTCCGGTACATTATTTTTGTGCTACGGAATAATGCGTATAATGATGAAGTTATATTTTAAACAATGCTTTGCAGGAAGCCACGAGGAAAGCTGAAGCTGCAGGAAATGATGATTGTCCTGTGAAAATCAAGCTAGTTGCCCCTCCGCTCTATGTCCTTACCACACAGACTCTTGATAAGGTACATGAGACTCATTGCTCCTTGTAATCTAACTCGAATAATCCTCTACGTAAATACGTAAATTGCAGCATTGTGTAGACAGTCTCATACAACATATTATTCCATTTGTTTTCTCAGTGTACAATTGCAGCCCGTTGAGCTTCCATTTACACGGAGCTTCCCTTCATTATGTGGTTTCTTATGCTGAAAGCTTTTGTTTATGGGGTTTCTCttagatatttaaaataataatatacattataatatttttctataaCTTTACGTTTGCCATATGACACTTCTTTTTTCAAGATTTGACATGTATGTATCAAGTTGTATCAGTAGGTGGTGTCTATCTATCCTTAATAGTTTGCAATCTAATTGTTTTATCCAAGTTAATCAGGTTGTTAAGTTTTATGATTCATTATTCCTTGCTTTTGATATATTTTCATACCGACAAGATTCATTTTATTATATATAGAATGTAGATACCTCTTACTGTATGTGTCTAAAtactttagtgctaaaagtttagTTAGGGAAACTAATATCCTCTGTCCGCTGACCTTACAATTTCTTTGAACATGGTAGTAAATGCCAAATGTTCTTGAAATGGGTGCTTCAGGAACCTAGTCCCTGTCTCTTATGTTGTCTTTTCTTTTGTCTGGAAACCTCAGGAATGACTCAAATTGTTTGGGTTCAGAGTAAAGATGAATTATGGGAAATTAAGACGACATAAAATTGTTGGTTgcttttgaatgaaaaattgcatatgttttgaaaatactcTAGAAATTGTTACTACTGGTAGGTGTTATTCCATGCTTGCCATCAGCATATCAAAGACTAGTTGCCCTCTTGTCACTAGATATTCTGAATCCTTCCCATCAGCATGTGTTCGAGATTTCATAAAGTCCAACCTTGCAGGAGAACTAAAAAGAAGGTTTAAGCACGTAGTTGTAATAGAATGGAGCAAAGATATCCCACTGTAAGTTTGTTTTCAATGACATCATGATATTTCTGAATCAATATAATTGAAAAATTGAAACCATTAAATTGAATCTATATATCATATGAATTGTTCAAATTTGATCTGTATCTGTTTTAAGTCTAACTTCTTGTAGGTCCATGCCTTCCATCTAAATATGTTTGATATGCACAGTCCTGTTACCCGTATTAATCTGTTATCACCAGTTCCTACATCAATGCTATCAATTGAATCTGGAATGTGAGGGAGTATGTTTTGCTATATACTTGTTTGATCTCTAAGCAGACACATCTGATTCTAGAGGAAGTTCTATCCGAAATCTCACTAATAAGTTAAATATGTGTATCATATGCTGCTTCCCTTAGGGCTTTGAGACTAATGGTTCTCTGGTGGATAATCTCTGTGTTTTCTTCTCAGTTCTATTGGTATAGAGTTTGTTATTATTTGCACTTCTTATATGAGCTCAAGTTGTTGTTAacactttttaacaatgacatggGAATTTGGATGAGTCATTGTTAACTTTGTTTATGCTTCTACTCTGCTCTTGTATGCTATTATAAATGCACAGTGACTTCTCACGAATCTTCATTTAATTCCTTGAAGAAAATCTGATCTAtagagatcaagtcatgatttcttATGCTTTATCAGGTATATATTTAGTAGGTCTGTATActgtgaattttttgaatttctcttAGTATGCTATGTGCCTCTACAGGAACAAGGTATATCAGTGCTCAACAATGCAATTAAGGCTTGCACAGAAGAGATAGAACGGTACAAGGGGAAACTAACGCTCAAGGAGGCACCAATAGCTGTAAGTTATATTTCCTGTTGCAATTTTCTTGGTAGTTCTGTATTGCAATTCTCTTTGTAAAGGATAACAAAGGAAAACATCCACTGTCAATAATGTTAGCTTCGTTGTTCTGGTTTTTGTCCAAGTTGTTAAGTTGTCTAATTGTTCAATCGGATTATAATCTTGAGTCAAAGCTAATAGGAATTAAATATATTTGTTCTATTTTATTTTAGTCCAGTTTTTTAAGAATGAATTAGGAAGGTTCTGAAACCAGTCAGGTTTGGTTAACTTATTGGATCTGATTGCAACCTGTTCCTAGTTAACCTTTTCTAGATGTTTGTCAGAACGTCCGTATCATAAGGGTTGATATAACATAGCTTTGGGCTTCTCCTCTTCATTGGGATGAGCCAATTATTTTGGACGAACTCACTAGTATCAATATCTGACACGATATCACAAAACCATTTCGTGATGTTAATCTGAATTCTGGGTGGCGTCCCAGGTGAGTGAACGCAGATGGCACGCTATTCGCTGAGCACATGGCAGAACTACATTCTGCTAACGAGGAGGTTGATGGTGATGAAGGTAGCGAAGAGGAGGAAGATACAGGAATGGGAGAAATGGACGTGGAGAACTCCGGTGTTGGCATGGCGGATTGAAGACATCATTGAGCGGATTAAGTTGGATGGTTTTGTATCCGAGTGTACTAATATAGATAACTGTATACTATGTTAAGCTATGTCTAATTATTGGAACAGCAAGCGACATCATCTTCTTTTCTTCATATGGCTGATGCTTGGATAGTTGTGTTTTCATCAATTTGCGGAAGGACATTCTTTTTGGGCTATTGAAGAATGAATCATATGGATCCATTGGTGCAGTTTGACTGCAATTGTTCTACATGGAGAGGCTCCACTTGCCAGTTCCTCTTTGTTCATATTATATAGTGTACGAGTGCAATATTGCCTAAAATCACTAAAGAACTATGATCCAAAATCATCTTTATTTTTTCTGCTGGTGTAGAACCTGTGTAAATTTTTTGTAGTACCATGTTCCTCCCAACAAAAAGAAGAGGAATTATACTGtgtccgttcagagcttgtaagccTAACACTGTTGTCTTTTCTTACGAGATTGCAGTTGAATGGATTACAGAAAGGAAAAAAGCAAATGTTGTTTTGTAGTTGGCATTACTGTGCATATGTGATTTCACCTGAATCGAGGATTAACAAGCAGTTTATGCCTGGACGAAGACAATGCCAAACTTAATGAACAACTTCGCAGGTGAATTCTTTTAAAGTGCAACTTGAGTGATTGATTGCTTGATTATATCACCAGGGTGAGGATCCTCTTCCATAGTTGAAAGAAACAAGGTGATTGCTCCAAATGCTATTCTCCAAGAGTGGGTGCATCCCCACTTTTTCCAGAGAGATGACCATATACTGGCTTTTGTAACttagcatattatatatatatcaacaacTACAAGCATCAAAATAGTTGGCTTTGCTCGACAACCGCTGCTTTTAGTTGCTGTAAGTGAAGAAAATGTTGACCAAATCTGAGACTAATAAGATGAGAATGAATACTAGCAAAGGATATAACAGCTACAGCCTTGTTGTGGTGGATAAACAAGGATGGCATCTAAACGCAACCGAGGTAGACAATTGGCATCTCAACAATGTCTACATCATCGATATGAAAAGCTGCATTATGGAAATTCTCCATCCATAATATGTTAAGCAACCATGTCTTGTCATGTGGCCATCATGCATCTCTTTCAGCAAACATGGCAGATCGCACGCCAATTGGTGGAGCCAACATGCCGGAAACACACACTCGCCAACCATGTCCTTCTCCTTGTCCCTTGAGGCGTTCAACATTTACTGCGCTACTCTCgcccttctccaccaccgtccTTTACGTAGTTTCTGCTGTCTCTTTGCATGTCTACTCTTCACATGGCCGCAACAGGAGAAGGTCACCAAAGCTGATGAGATTTGTGGATCGGGTGCGTGGAGATGATCATGATTAGCAATCATGCCAACATTGATTCCAAGCCAAGGGAGGAGGAAGTCAGCTCCTGATCCAAAGCCTTCGTCTATGGAGTCGAGAGAACGATAAAGGACTCGCCATCCAACTGGGTAGGGGGGATGCTTTGAGGTCAAGAAGCTCTCGAGTGCTAGAGAACAAAGTGCTCGTTGGCCAGCCAGTACAAAAGGTCAGCCTTAGTTCGTCCTCTGCCTCCTCCATCGATGCAATGATGAGCACGCGTTCATATTTCTCGAATAGAATACCGAGCTGCTAAAGCTTAGTAGGGATGGGGACAAAGGCATGCAGGCATGGGGAGACTTGTCACCACTCgatggactctctctctctctctctctctttcttatatatatatgtatatatcattaGCTTTCACTAATCTGTGTTTAGGCTTCAATTTGGGACGTGTAGGGGTTCTTCTGGAAGAGTGCTGTGCTTTTCTAGGGTTAGAAACTTAATAGAAAGGCAGCATCAGAATCACATGTTTCAAGGCATGTCATCATGATCAAAACAATCATTCTCTCCTCAAACATATTATGTATACATGATCTGGAATCAGCAGCAATGGCCGATGAGTGATGATGACTCGCGCATGATGCATGCATGACGTGCGAAGGCACACCACCAGTTTGTAGCTCGAAACAAGCATGAAAACAGATGGAAatgtgaagaaggaagaagaagaagaagaagaagaagaagaagaagaagaagaagaagaagaggagtagGAGAAGGACATGGGGATGGAACGAAGAACACACACAAGTCTTTGATGGGGTCAGCGTTGACACCATCCATTAATCGCCAGTGTTCTTTTCTTCCCCACGCGGATTCCCACCAtgctttctttttccttctcagCTTTGCTTTGATCGGTCACACGTGCATCGACATGAAGTCACTGTGGATGAGGAGCTTCCTGCAATCTGCATCACAAGTCCTCCTAAAGAAGCTCTTGGGTATTTTGTGATTGCTGCTAAGTGCTGCAACCCTAATTCACCTTCCTCCTCTTCTGAGGACATTCTATATTACTGTGAATATGGATGAAATACAAAAGAAATGAAAGAGACATGTACGTAAATAATATATAAAGAAATCTAAATAGAAATAATAATTGAAGAAAGATCTCAAATAAGAGGAGTTATTGTATCTACTTTTAGAGCTAAACCCCTAATAATTTGGATACTTTACAACTTGATATTTATAGAAATTGAATGTAACCAAACCTAATTTTTTGTATGCAAATTATCAACATTATTTTACCAATTTCAAGTCACTGTTTACCTTAATAATCCATGTAttcttaaataaatataattgtaaaaaaaaattctgaGACATATATTGTCATCTTAAAAATTACACATTTTTGACTACTTTGGAGAAGAAGGGCAAGACAAGATATgagtcaattcatatatatactttCATTATTATTGAATTGACATTGTTCTTAGAATGTTATATGTCTTTCTCCAGATTGACTTCTATCATTTTTTTATAGGTGAAAAATGAAaagaaccatttagttattacgtACCGAAGAGAAAAAAACAACAATTACAGAATAAAAAAAGAGGCAAACCAATTCATTTGTCAGTTAATTTGGATTAATAAGATAAAGACAGATTAATGAGGAGATCTAATGTGAAAATGACTGATTGGTTGAACCTTCCTCATTTGTCTGTTCATTTGCTTCATGTCATACCTTCCTCACTTTGGCCATTTCTTGAAGAAAGGTGCTTAAGATATCATTATACTGAAAAACACAAACATTTCTTGGACACATATAATAAGTGAATTAAGTAAAGGTTTACAAAATTGACTTGGTATTGTTTGACACACTTCATGTTTCATAATGACTTCAAATCTCTTTACATGCTTCTTACAATTTGATTGTCTGAGTAGGTTATTGGAGTGATGAATGAATGGGTCAGTTGTGCTCAACATGTCTGTTTTGGACATAGTGTACATGTGGGTCAAACTACACAGAAAATGGTACATGGATGGACCTAAGATGTACATTGTTGTTGTGGACAAGTCATTTGCAGGTGTAGATCCTAataattcaagtcttttgtgtgcATTTGGATTCACAAAGAGTTAGAAAGTGAATGGATGGAAGATAAACATCCATGTGATCAGCATCAAAATGGATGGGGTTTCACATGATCTTGTTGTTCTTGTGAATCCAGTGGATGCCAGTCTTATTGGATTGTCAAATCAGAGTTCAAGGCTTACTTTTTCCTAAACTCTTTCATGcaaagatggataaaccaagatGGAGGAAGAGGCAACTTCAAAAGAAACTTTATATGTTTTGTTTCAAACACCCATGGGGTTTCACAACATTCTCTACTTTTTCTGGATGCAGTTCTTGCAACCTGCAGGACTTTGCAGCTCAAAATCTGTGACTGGAGTCCCTACAGCTCACGAAAAGAAGGCAGAAGACAGCAAGGGAAGGGGGGGAGGCACAGGTTGGGAGAGGAATATTGGCATGAACAGATGAAGACAAACAGGAAGAGTGCAGCTTCCAAGAAAGAGTTAAAAGGAAAGGAGAGTATATGGTTGGGAAAGTGCCTCCTGGAGAGGACAAAGATATTGAGCAAGGTACGGCACTCAGAAACCAGTAGCTTTTTCTTCCTCGATGCCTCGCCTGTAGCTCAGCATTTGAGGACTTTTTGTTTGTGCAGTCAAGGGAATGACAGAAAGCATACAGAAATCAAGGGAGTTTGCTGGCCTTCTGCATCAGTTTTGGTGCATGGTGCTGCAGTATTATAATGCAATTGTTTGCTCACAGTTTATGCTGTTGAGGAGAATGGTGAAGCAGCTTTGCCCACCCAAATTTCTATCAATGATCAAGCAATGGTAAAAGTTCTTGATGAGAAGGATTTGGCATCTGATAAATTGCTGAAGCTGTGATCATGAATAAGAAACCAGGAAGAAGCTTGCATGCTCTTTTTTGGCTAATCTCAACCCAATTCATCTGCTGCTTCTGTCAATGACATTGGTTTGTTCTTGTTGTCTACAATTCAGCCATTAGCATGTGTAACATCTTGATTTGGCTTTAATTAGTACCTAAGTTGCCATTCACCTCCAAAATTAAATTTTGTTGTTTTTGAGTGTTTGATCAGTGTGATAATTGGACTATATATGCATATCAAGGTAGGCAAGCTAGAGGTAAAAATGACTTCAATCTTCAAGCAGTCCAAAGGATGAGGTAGTCTTGGCAAGTTCATGTTCTAATAGTAAAACCATAAATGATTTGCTCATCCTCTGTGTATGTACTACCATTTTGGCATTGTAATAGTTAGACACAAGTACTATACAGTACAAAAGGACACCAATCTATAGGATTCATCTTCTGTTGGTACCTTTCACTGGCAACCAAACAATTTACCATTTGCTTTGCAGTATATGATGAGGATTAGTAATGACTCAAAATACCTAACAAATGTTTAGATTCAACACAAAATTGAGTGCTGAGGTCCATTCTTAAACCATTCTTTGTGGCCTGAATTCTCAGTACCACCTTTTGTTTGCCCCCACTTTATGACAAAAGCAAAAGCAAGGGAGGAAAAAGAAAGGAGGGTAAAACAAAAGGGGAGCAAAAATACTaaagaaaggaggaggaaaagaaggaaGGAAAACAAACAGTGACTTCTTCTTACCCTTCACCCTCGAAGTAGTCAGATAATTAGATTCCTCTTAATAGAGGACCTTTGCTTTCTTCTCCAAACCTCATCCATAGAAACAAAAGAAGCAAAGCTGCTTCTAAAAGGTTGACTCGGGGTTGCAGGAGGAGTCTGTCTGACGAAGCAAGCGAGGCCAAGAATAGAGGCATGAATAGAGGATTGCTTCAGAACTCTGTGGTGCAGAAGATGATGGGGGGAAGCTCTGGCTGTAGGAGCATGAACAGCATAAGGCCACCTCCTGACCAGACCTTCCccctcctcccctcctcttcctcctcttcatctCCTTCGGTCTACGCTCAGTTCCCTCAACCCTCCGCTATGCTTCCAATCACCCCTTTGCCCGACAGCCAAGAGCTACCAGAATCATGGAGTCAGCTATTGctgtaactctctctctctctctctctctctctctctctctctctctctctctctctctctcagtatcATGATTTCTTGGTTTCAGGAGGATTCTTCGGATTATATGATGAGATGCATTTGTTACAAATCAAGATtttgcttcttctttctttctttctttcttatgacTTCCGATTCTCCCGATATTTTATGCTTATCTAACACTTGCCACTGATCCCTGGAATTTTCTTGGATCTTGACTATACTGATTCCCTGAAAATGTCCCAGGGGAGGATGTTGGGGGGAAGAAGAGAAGTATGGGTTGACGCCTCTCCAGACTAGAAAGATAGAGACCTGGGAAGACCAGTTACTGTACCCATCAGCAGCTGCTCATGTTGCTGATGTGAAGCGAGAGTACTCCGGAAGCGGTTACCTCCATGGCCATGGGAACGAAGAAGAGGCCAAAGCATCCAAAGCTCCATGGAGCCAAATTATGCCAGCTTCCTCTCCTAGATCTTGCATCACCACTAGTTTCAGCAGGAACATGCTGGACTTCTCGAACAAGCAGCCAGGAAGAATGCATCATCAGCCGGACAACTCATCTGTGGTGAGAAGTACATGTCTAATCCCTTGTTCTTGCTCCATCTTGGATATATCACTCACAGCAAGAGCTTTtctcattttggtttgatttTTTGTCGATCTTGAATGTATCGATCTCCCTGCGCACTTTAATGActcttcgagagttcatcgggatggACTTAATTATACGAGACTTAACATGCTTTAATTTCTGCTTGATTCCATTCTCAAGTGCAACAGCACAGCAGCTGGTGCAGCTCTCAAGAAGGCCAGGGTTCAGGGAGCCTCTTCAGCTCATTCTGCTTTCAAGGTTGGCACCACTGTCATGTACTACTTTAGTAGGCATGTATTCTAATGTTGGGAAGGAAACTACGAATCACTTTTCAAAGTTGAAAGCAAAGACTTTTATCAGGGAAGAAAAATTGACCTTTTATTTCCATGCCGCTTGCATTCAGGTGAGGAAGGAGAAGTTAGGGGACAGAATAACTGCACTTCATCAGATAGTTTCTCCTTTCGGGAAGGTatcgatctatctatctatctatctatctatctatctatcaatcTATCACCACAACTATTTCATACGGTCTTCTTAGAATTTGATGGGGTGTGCAGTGTTCTGCTATGTTTCATGAGAGCTCTTGCAGTAGTACCCGAAGTTACAAATCTATGCATGATCTCCATTTCTTTTGCTTTGGTGTTCTGACATGAGCTCCTTTTCCAGACTGACACTGCCTCCGTCTTGCTAGAAGCCATTGGCTACATCAGATTCCTCCAGAGTCAAGTCGAGGTCAaacctctctctctatctctgtctCTCTATGCGTATATGTGTCTGATGAAAGGCAAAAGTGAGAGGAGGGATGGGGTGGGTGGGTTAAGAGAGCACGCAGTAAAAGCTGGTGGCAGAACAGGGCGTTGTTGTATGCAGTATCTTTTAGTTATTGGTGTCTTGTATTGCCAGTTTACGAGAGATTATTCTCTCCGGTCTCTTTCTCACTGACACCCATTCTTTTCTCTCGTGTAGGCTCTGAGCTCCCCGTACTTGAGCAGTGCATCAGCCAACACGAAGCAGCAGCCTGTAAGTtacacgctctctctctctctttcactctCTCTCTCGGTGAGAAGAATACTCCATCCGTCAACCTTCTCAAACGAGAAGGAAGAGATATCCCATCAGCGCTTCGTATTTACTTCCTGTTCCGATAATATCCTTCATCTCCATGCAGAACCGACATGATTATTAGTTATTGCTTTTCATCTTATGGTATGCTCTCTCTTTGGATGTTCTActgtgtgaaaactgcattcactGAGGGGTAATCATCATATTGCAATATGCTGGAAGAAACTTTGTGCTTGCACAAAGAGAAATGACACCATTAAACAATATGCTGTGGACTTTGAATCGATGCATATCACATAGACTTTCACCTTCATGTAATTTATACGTAAGAACACCATTTACTTTGACCTCCCTACACACTTACCATCTCGAACCTGACCCCACGATTGAAGAGACTGCTAAGTTTCTGTTCCTTGGGCAGCAGCTGCTCAATTCAAGTGGCAGCAAGAAGAGAGGACCACCTGACCAGGTACCTTGCTTACCTTCAAAGCTTTCACCTCACCTGATCTCTCGTCGTTCGTGCCAATGAATGATGCACGCATAGAAATGATTGGCTTCGGAAAGAGTGATTACTTCCCTTGCAATGTTCCTAGCATCAGGAAGGCAATGATGAGGTGAAGAAGGACCTGCGGAGTAGAGGACTTTGCCTTGTTCCAGTCTCCTTCTTCCTGCATGTGGGAACCGATACCGGCGCAGATTTCTGGCCTCCAGCTCTCCATGGGGCCTTCTGATGCCCACCATGAGTTCTCAGCATGCTTAGGGTTCTACAGTTGATGTGCATATCATCATTAGCAGTCACTCTGCTAAACACCACTGAAGGCTGATTGCTCATGATAGTATGCATCACAGATACAGGAACACCAAGTGTGCTAAGGACCACGAAAAAGCTTGTAATAATAAGAGACAAGAATGCTTCTTGGGGAAGTCCCATCTCACTCTAGTGGTGATCATTAGCTTCTGTTCCATACACTGCAAAGATGTGGCTGGATATTAGGGTTTAGATGGTCTTGAGTTAACTAGTATACTGATGAGTAAGGTACTCTTGTGCCAAATCATATATATCTGGTTGATGTAATCTTCACTGAGGAAGCTTGATGTAGGCATCAAACCATTTTCTTCTAACACGGGGAAGAGAGAGAATGAGGTATCATTTGCAATCTGAAGTCATGTGCAATGTTAAGATAGCATCTGGATGCCATGTAGATC of the Musa acuminata AAA Group cultivar baxijiao chromosome BXJ2-10, Cavendish_Baxijiao_AAA, whole genome shotgun sequence genome contains:
- the LOC135625341 gene encoding transcription factor bHLH68-like isoform X3 yields the protein MNRGLLQNSVVQKMMGGSSGCRSMNSIRPPPDQTFPLLPSSSSSSSPSVYAQFPQPSAMLPITPLPDSQELPESWSQLLLGGCWGEEEKYGLTPLQTRKIETWEDQLLYPSAAAHVADVKREYSGSGYLHGHGNEEEAKASKAPWSQIMPASSPRSCITTSFSRNMLDFSNKQPGRMHHQPDNSSVCNSTAAGAALKKARVQGASSAHSAFKVRKEKLGDRITALHQIVSPFGKTDTASVLLEAIGYIRFLQSQVEALSSPYLSSASANTKQQPQLLNSSGSKKRGPPDQEGNDEVKKDLRSRGLCLVPVSFFLHVGTDTGADFWPPALHGAF
- the LOC135625341 gene encoding transcription factor bHLH68-like isoform X4 — translated: MNRGLLQNSVVQKMMGGSSGCRSMNSIRPPPDQTFPLLPSSSSSSSPSVYAQFPQPSAMLPITPLPDSQELPESWSQLLLGGCWGEEEKYGLTPLQTRKIETWEDQLLYPSAAAHVADVKREYSGSGYLHGHGNEEEAKASKAPWSQIMPASSPRSCITTSFSRNMLDFSNKQPGRMHHQPDNSSVCNSTAAGAALKKARVQGASSAHSAFKVRKEKLGDRITALHQIVSPFGKTDTASVLLEAIGYIRFLQSQVEALSSPYLSSASANTKQQPLLNSSGSKKRGPPDQEGNDEVKKDLRSRGLCLVPVSFFLHVGTDTGADFWPPALHGAF
- the LOC135625341 gene encoding transcription factor bHLH68-like isoform X1; translated protein: MNRGLLQNSVVQKMMGGSSGCRSMNSIRPPPDQTFPLLPSSSSSSSPSVYAQFPQPSAMLPITPLPDSQELPESWSQLLLGGCWGEEEKYGLTPLQTRKIETWEDQLLYPSAAAHVADVKREYSGSGYLHGHGNEEEAKASKAPWSQIMPASSPRSCITTSFSRNMLDFSNKQPGRMHHQPDNSSVCNSTAAGAALKKARVQGASSAHSAFKVRKEKLGDRITALHQIVSPFGKTDTASVLLEAIGYIRFLQSQVEALSSPYLSSASANTKQQPQLLNSSGSKKRGPPDQHQEGNDEVKKDLRSRGLCLVPVSFFLHVGTDTGADFWPPALHGAF
- the LOC135625341 gene encoding transcription factor bHLH68-like isoform X2, with product MNRGLLQNSVVQKMMGGSSGCRSMNSIRPPPDQTFPLLPSSSSSSSPSVYAQFPQPSAMLPITPLPDSQELPESWSQLLLGGCWGEEEKYGLTPLQTRKIETWEDQLLYPSAAAHVADVKREYSGSGYLHGHGNEEEAKASKAPWSQIMPASSPRSCITTSFSRNMLDFSNKQPGRMHHQPDNSSVCNSTAAGAALKKARVQGASSAHSAFKVRKEKLGDRITALHQIVSPFGKTDTASVLLEAIGYIRFLQSQVEALSSPYLSSASANTKQQPLLNSSGSKKRGPPDQHQEGNDEVKKDLRSRGLCLVPVSFFLHVGTDTGADFWPPALHGAF